CACCTAAATTAAATGCAGCAAtcctatatatatagatattagcTACACCTGTGCTTTCCTGCTAAAACAGGACAAAAAAACACTAATTGCTGTCCTGGGTTTCAGGGAAGGTGCATTAACCTCTAATACTTGGattgtctgttctctgtctccccgtgtgtgtgtgtgtgtgtgtgtgtgtgtgtgtgtgtgtgtgtgtgtgtgtgtgtgtgtgtgtgtgtgtgtgtgtgtgtgtgtgtgtgcgtgtgtgtgtgcgtgtgtgcgtgtgtgcgtgtgtgcgtgtgtgcgtcagCTGGATGACGGGGAGGGGGTCAGGCGAAGGCCTCCTGCCAGACTGAAGTCCCTAAACGCCAAGAAGGTGGAAAGTTTACCTAGCAAAGAAGAGATTGAGGAGAAGATAAGACTTGCTGAGGAGAGACGCAAGGtactgtgtgtgtcatcatttacatagacacacacatatacacatatacacacacacacacacacacacacacacacacacacacacacacacacacacactgatctactccctcctctctctctctctctctctcagttaagggaaGAGCAGCTCAGGATGCGTTTGAGGACCAAGACAGCCCGTGTTCGGGGCCCTGCTCCCACCTCCAGCACAGAGGAGGACGAGGACACAGCTTTCAGCCCTATTGAGCCGCAACAGTCACCACTCACCCCGGACCACCTCGATCCACTGCCTCACAGCCAGATCCAACGTGAGGCGGCTGAAGGCGGGGAGTGGGTGAGAGAGGCTGGAGGTGATGTCAGAGAAAAAATGGGTAGAGCAGACAAGGGAGAAGGGAGGAGAGTGCAGGGAGAAGATAGGGGAGATAACAGAGAGGAAGGTTCAGAGAGGGGGAGTGAGGATGGtgacagagaagaggaggaggagttgaCCCAGGTGGAGCAGCTCAAGGAGGACAAGCTCCTTACAGCCTCTGGGGAGCTGGAGAGCGACTCTAGCTTTCAACATGCAGAGGACAAAGAGcagatattttaaataaaatgagccATGAATCAGTACTAAGAGAGATAAAAGAGAGGAGGGAGccaaaatt
Above is a window of Sander vitreus isolate 19-12246 chromosome 14, sanVit1, whole genome shotgun sequence DNA encoding:
- the stmnd1 gene encoding stathmin domain-containing protein 1, giving the protein MGCGNSTAVQPLRPEELKGDEDETGSKIDGRGDSAVSKGTTDSGVVMEKRDIPVLPGAVPRKLPPITSECVRESDGDRITQDGLLQQESTLQERPRSSEILEELLNQGIILVGQTRQRGRGAGEAYSIMLDDGEGVRRRPPARLKSLNAKKVESLPSKEEIEEKIRLAEERRKLREEQLRMRLRTKTARVRGPAPTSSTEEDEDTAFSPIEPQQSPLTPDHLDPLPHSQIQREAAEGGEWVREAGGDVREKMGRADKGEGRRVQGEDRGDNREEGSERGSEDGDREEEEELTQVEQLKEDKLLTASGELESDSSFQHAEDKEQIF